The proteins below are encoded in one region of Salmo salar chromosome ssa02, Ssal_v3.1, whole genome shotgun sequence:
- the LOC123732223 gene encoding zinc finger protein 239-like — MHLKASNGSNDELSRKMVLGNRALINTRERRDYCGSSGKPQQRHEADEAEKSLSTSEHLKKQQQTPTGKITNHCSVCGKSYSRSDSLKAHQRIHTGEKSYLCDQCGKSFATSSKLTIHQRKHTGEKSFHCSDCGKSYSRSDSLKAHQRIHTGEKSYSCDQCGKSFTTSSQLTIHQSNHTGEKPYNCSDCGKSFVISGYLKSHQRIHTGEKPYSCDQCDKSFSHSSSLIVHQRTHTGEKPYSCDQCGKSFTESSQLTKHQRTHTGEKSHSRKQRDKRYSDKISD; from the exons atgcatcttaaggcgtccaatggttctaatgATGAACTTAGCCGTAAGatggttttgggaaaccgggccctgattaacacta gagagagacgtgactattgTGGATCCTCTGGGAAGCCTCAACAACGGCATgaagctgacgaggcagagaagagtctctccacatcagaacatCTCAAGAAACAGCAGCAGACACCCACAGGGAAGATAACTAACCACTGCTCTGTCTGTGGGAAGAGTTACTCAAGATCAGATTCACTAAAagcacaccagagaattcacactggagagaaatcttatctctgtgatcaatgtgggaagagttttgctacaTCTAGCAAGCTGACTATACACCaaagaaaacacacaggagagaaatctttccaCTGCtcagactgtgggaagagttactcAAGATCAGATTCACTAAAagcacaccagagaattcacactggagagaaatcttatagctgtgatcaatgtgggaagagttttactacatctagccagctgactatacaccagagcaatcacacaggagagaaaccttacaactgctctgactgtggaaagagttttgttaTATCAGGATATTTAAAATCACACcaaagaatacacacaggagagaaaccttatagctgtgatcaatgtgacaaGAGTTTTAGTCACTCAagcagcctgatagtacaccagagaacacacacaggagagaaaccttatagctgtgatcaatgtgggaagagttttactgaatCTAGTCAGCTGACTaagcaccagagaacacacacaggagagaagtctCATAGCCGAAAACAACGTGACAAAAGATACTCTGATAAAAtatctgattaa